In Monomorium pharaonis isolate MP-MQ-018 chromosome 3, ASM1337386v2, whole genome shotgun sequence, a genomic segment contains:
- the LOC105837279 gene encoding autophagy-related protein 101 → MNARTQLFELSMEGRQVDEAVASIFHSVLFHRSLGKFKYKQEGSYSVGTVGYQDVDCDFIDFTYVCCSSIHLDQTLKREISGFSEALRSTDSPGSGQISLEFFQRKKSRWPFQPECIPWEVWTVRLELIKLATEHERQICREKVGDLLTEKILYITEVMNRHDYIPKVPSQAELDLIFDTSYPDIQPYLFKLSFTTSSPSTTTMGNTMKKLIRETLSI, encoded by the coding sequence ATGAACGCCAGAACGCAACTGTTTGAATTGAGCATGGAGGGACGTCAGGTGGACGAGGCAGTGGCGAGTATATTCCACAGTGTATTATTCCACCGGAGCCTCGGTAAATTCAAGTACAAACAAGAGGGCAGCTACTCGGTGGGCACTGTGGGATACCAGGATGTAGACTGCGACTTCATTGACTTCACGTATGTTTGCTGCTCGTCGATACACCTCGATCAGACGCTGAAGCGCGAGATATCGGGCTTCTCGGAGGCGCTGCGCTCCACCGACAGCCCGGGTTCCGGCCAGATATCTCTGGAATTCTTCCAGAGGAAAAAGAGCCGCTGGCCATTTCAGCCAGAGTGCATACCATGGGAAGTGTGGACCGTGCGTCTTGAACTCATTAAACTGGCCACCGAGCACGAACGGCAGATATGTCGGGAGAAAGTGGGAGATCTGCTGACTGAGAAGATCCTCTACATTACCGAGGTCATGAATCGGCATGATTACATCCCAAAAGTGCCGAGTCAGGCTGAGCTGGATCTGATCTTCGACACTTCGTATCCAGATATACAGCCGTATCTTTTCAAATTATCCTTCACGACCTCTAGTCCATCGACCACCACGATGGGCAACACCATGAAGAAATTGATTAGAGAGACGCTATCCATTTAG